The Solanum pennellii chromosome 7, SPENNV200 DNA segment TATCTAGATATATCTGTTATGAAATTATTAAGTAGTGATATAGAATGTAACTAGTTCAAACTATAAGGAGAATTAGTAAATATGATAAGAATATTTTGTAATTAGGATGTTCATTTTCCCAGTGAGCTGGTTCGCCCAAAAATGAATGGAAAAATCATGTTAAATAACACAATTACCTACCTTATGCCAAATGAAATCCCTTACTCATTAAGTGgatattcttattttatactTTTGGTGCAATTTATGTGGCAGGCACTGAAGTTCCATGGAAGTTCCAATGTAGTTGTAACAGGCATAACAATCCAAAACAGCCCCAAAGCACATCTCAAgtttgataattgtgtggctgtTCAAGTTTATGGGATCACAGTTTCATCCCCTGGAGATAGCCCAAATACTGATGGAATTCACCTTCACAACTCACAAAATGTTGTCATTAACAGCAGTGATATTGCTTGTGGTAATAATTTGATCAATTACTCTTTGAAAGATATATAACATAATCTATATTTCTATAGCAATTACAACAATAGTGGCTAAGCTCTTTACGCTAGAGAGATTTCGAGACTTTtctttttgtgattttgaaGTGAAAACTATAACACATTATGCAGGAGATGACTGTATATCTATACAAACAGGAAGTTCAGCTGTGTTCATTCATGATGTGAATTGTGGACCTGGACATGGATTCAGCATAGGAGGGCTAGGAAAAGACAACACGAAAGCCTGTGTTTCTAATATAACAGTTCAGGATTCAACACTACAAAACACTATGACTGGTGTAAGAATCAAAACATGGCAGGTATAACTAATAAAACATAAGTTGAATCCATCAATTGAGATCACCTCGATGTTCACAGGATGTCAATATTTTCAGGGAGGCTCAGGCTCAGTTCATGGAATCACGTTCTCAAATATCCATGTCTCAGATGTGAAAATACCAATAATGATAGATCAATTCTATTGTGACAAAAGAAAATGTGGTAACCACACATCAGCAGTAGCAATATCAGGAGTTTCATATCAATCCATAGAAGGAACTTATTCATATAAACCAGTTCATTTTGCGTGTAGTGACTCTGTGCCATGCACAGGTGTTTCCCTTGCAGACATAAAGCTTAAACCTTCATTAGAAAAGAAGCATTTTTATGGACCGTATTGTTGGGAAACATATGGAGAATTGAGAACAAACACAACCCCTCCTATTGATTGCATTCAACCCGATAAAAGGATCCCTAGTTACGATCCTTGTtgattaaatcaaaattaaggATTGTACTCTCATTCAGTTGTATGAATTGTCCTATATTCGATGTATCTTTCAGATTAGTTTTCTGTCTATGTATAGTTCTGCAAGACCTTCATATCTACCTCCTCgaggtagtggtaaggtctgcatacactctaccctccccagacAGTGTttcactaggtatgttgttgtcattgtcatTGTAAGACCATATTGTATGAAATAGCTacttttatgtatattattatCCAGAAGATCACAGAATAAGAGGACATTTAATTGCATATCAACCTATAATCCCGACACCTCTCATTTTCTGCTGTGCAATAACAGTATCAACTTTGTAGTATACCATAACAGAAAGAGAAACAGTATACcattcaaaaaaatgaaatctttgTAAACAGCTTAATGTACACACCTATTTGCTACCTCATTTCTGAATCCAAGTACTTCAATATCCCACAAGATGGGGAAGTCAGCGTCAGTAGCTCCTTTATTGTTTTCTAAACATCACAGTTATCTGAGCAAGGGACCAATGATTCCATTCCCAAGCAAGATATTGATAATTCAGTTCACAAAGAGTCGCTCGAGGTAGTGGACCTAGCACACTCCCAATTTAGGACAGCCAGCTGCAAGAGGCAAGTCCAAGTTCTCTACAGTCCTGAAGGTTCTAGGAGCCATCTTGTCAACATAAAGAGTTCCGTCTAGGTGGTCATATTCGTGCTGCAAAATGCGAGCCTGCCATCCTGAAGCATCTACTTTGATTGTTTTGCCATTTCGATCCAAACCAGTAACCTCTACCTCTAGGTGTCTTTCCACAACTGCTCTGAACCCATCAACACTGCAAACAGAAGATTAAGCAAAGAATTCATTTATATCTGTGGTTATTAACGTGATAGGACATCTAAGCAGTTTTAATCACATAATGTATCACTCTAAACGCTAGGAATAGCCTGTCAAAGAGAAATTCAGATTCTTGTGAAAAATTGCACATCCACATAACAGCGCCAGTAAAACTGTTCTTATAACCTATTTGGTCAAGCTTCTGGGAAGCCAAACATGCCTAGTTTCCGAATTAACATATTTGGAACATTGGCAAGCACAAAGTACTACTCTATATCGGCAAAGCCGATTTTTAAAATCGATTAGCCAAACACAAACTGCCACTAGAAAACTTACTTTTCTGAAAAACACTTCAGAGTTCTGataacaattatttttcaaaactagCAGAGATTTTGGAAGCTTGATAAACAGGCTATTAATTTGCTAGGTAATTTTCTATTAAACAATTAACTTAAACAAATGCTAACAAGATAAACAGCTATTTCCTGTTAACTATTCAGACAAACGCAAGCAAgcaaaaatgaaagtcaaaacAATGTACAAAACTACAAATCAATAAAGCTCCTTCTTCTCAGACTATCTCCTCAATAGGCAGAGTGACATCTTCACCAACTCAATGCACCTTCAATTGCACAATAACATAGCTCATCTTTACAAAAGATAGGCCATTGTGCATATCTGAAATGATTATCAGAACAAGTTAAGGTAAACTTGATGGCTGCGACCATCGAAAACAAGAGCTCATCCTGATAATTGTTGAAAACATATGGCCTCTTGTACCTTTTTCTAATAAAAGAATTCATAAACCTTTTGACACAGTTTTGAGGTGATGATACATTTTGCTActttacaaaagataaaaaaaaactatcttcCTCATACAGGCTATCATTGCTATTCACTTTCTAAATATTTCTTTGCATAAAATGATACTAATGGAGCAAATAGTTGCCTTTTTCCCGAAGTGCTGAGGCCTAGGATCTTCTACCAAAAAGCATGTTTCTATTCTGAGCCCCGATGTGCTcgtaaaaaaatatactactGCATTTTGATAGttcaatatgtaaaaaatttcaagttacgCTTAGTTGTTTCTGTGTTACCTCAAGCAGCCCTCGAAAAACAATGCAGTTTTATTGCCCTTCTTTTTAAGCTTTGGATTTATAATAACCTGAAAGAATAGAAGAAAACTGAATGTATTGCCACAAAATTTGGACCTCATATTTATCAAGATGACACATAAAAAACTTCACACACACCAGGAGATCAAATGGACGTCTGTCCTGTGCTTTGGTTTCATCTTTAGGAGCATAGCTTATGTACTCATTTGTGTCTTCAAGCACAACTATCTGTCACTTGCCATACAAACAAACTTGGTGAGGCAAAAAAAAAGCTGGACAAacaaaatgttttctttaaCAAACCTTCAAAGGAATACCANCCCTGTGCTTTGGTTTCATCTTTAGGAGCATAGCTTATGTACTCATTTGTGTCTTCAAGCACAACTATCTGTCACTTGCCATACAAACAAACTTGGTGAGGCAAAAAAAAAGCTGGACAAacaaaatgttttctttaaCAAACCTTCAAAGGAATACCAATTTGAGGAGCGGCAAGACCAACTCCGGGTGCATTTCTCATAACCTTCACCATCTCATCTATAATCTTTTGGATTCGTTCTGACCCAATCTCCTCAAGAGGAACGTCCTGAGACGGTTCATGAAGAACAGGGTCACCGGCTTTCACAATGTCAGGCATGGCTTGCTTTTTTTTCTCTCCTAAACCCAGAAACCAACCTGCTCGAGCAGTGGCAGAACTGTAATTTTTCTTGGATATTAAGTCAGTGCATACAGAAGGTCTTCCCTGCAGATTCCATTGTATGAATATTGGTCTCTGGGAGCCACGGAGTTGCATTAAGTGGGAGGTCAGAGGATTCATTTTCTTACAAACTTTCAAGTATTTTGGAGTGAATGGAACGGAAAGAACGCGTTGTGCCAACCGCGGAAATCTCTCCATCATCTATCTCAGACGACGTCACACCCGTAACACTAGTTAGAGCATCCCAGAGTATTCATGGGCCTGCTGCACACAGTTTTGTTCAAGAAAATTAGAGGGATTCACAGTAATTCACTAATTTCATATCAATAGTATAATGGTGCATACTGCCAGAACACAATACCAAGAAGAAAAACTCAGTTGAAATAGAAGTTGAACTTCTGGTCACAGAACAATTTATCGATCTTTAACAGCTGAAATATGACCCATGGAACTAGTATCTCCTCAGATTTTCGTGCATCCAGCTAGCAATCAAACAGTTCAAGGACTAGGGAGTATGATGAAAACTAGTTAGTTAAACCATAATTGCTTGATGTGTATAAGTGACTTAGCTTTAGAAAGATGATGCAGCATTGTAAAATGATAAGAGGgatttgtattaatttcatATCACCTGTATAATGGTCTACTACCAGAACACAATACAAAAAGCAAAACTCAATTGAAATAAAAGTTGAAACTTCAAGTcgatttaaaatttcttattcaAATTATAACTTTCCAGTTTATTAGGGAATGATTTTTGGAGTGACAATATGTCTATCCTGGACAAATAAAATCCAATGAGGATTTGGTTCATCCTACACATACATCATGGACATCTTGCCTTTCTATCTTCTATATACATGTAGGCAACTATTGAGAGAGAAGATATACCACATAATGTCGAACAAGGAACAAACAGCTGCAATATGACACCTTGAAACTACAATCCCCTCAGATTCTTGTGAATCCAGCAAGCGATCAAATAGATCAACCGAGAATGATGAAAAATAGTTATTCTGATCACAATTGCTTGATGTGTGCAAGTGCCTCAGCTTTAGAAAGATGCAACATTTTAAGATGATAACATTCGAAAGAGAACAAATAGACGTAAAAAGTGATAATAATGCATTATGAAAAGATCCCGAATTTTCCTGGTAAACCAcatattttcattcaaaaaatcAGAAGATGCAGAATCCAAAGTTAAATACAGACTTGTGGCAGTTCTTAGTCACTTGGATTGTATAAAAGGCAAAGATatttgacaaaataaaaaatcccaAATTTGAGGCATGATTCAAGAAACAAATATAATCCATGACTGCAGTGTCGCGATTCTCTTCAATGGAATTGGCAAACAaaacacaattaaaataattgatacCAACAAGCACATTTATCTGATGCAGTGTAGGATCCTTCTAGTAGCCCCTCTAGCTCACATCACATTGATGTTTAGTAATGATCTTTTGATTCtagattcaagaacaaaaaatcatataacaCCAAATAAGCACTTCTTTCTAACATTACTCTTCCACTTATTTATCTCATTAATGTTACTTCTGTTCTTTGACTTAAACTGCAAGTTATTTCTTCGCATTCAGCTACTTAGTCAATCAAATTGTTTCTCTATCTTTACTAAAAGCAATTAATAATTTGTAAAGCTGCAACTAGACTCTACACTATCCATCCTAAAGTCTCACATCACATTGGAAACTTACAATGCTTCTATCAATAGTATCGATTCCTGCAATGCAATTAACGAATAAATGACACACCTTTTCATAGATTAAATCCAACGTCACCAACGATTTTTACATAAgctcttatatatttttatgaatacaaagaataattacataagagaaaatgtaaaaattaacTAGCCCAGGTCTCTAATTCTGCACTTGCTTATAATGGGGCTGCATAGATTTGCTCCTCCATATTAACAAATTCAAAAGTTTAAACATCTAAAATATGTCACATTTCTCAAGTGTTACTAACAATattcttcatttctttccttgttgGTTGGTATTTGTATAAAGTACACATAGCAAAAACAAAATGCATATCTATATTTAGCCCAGATtacaaaaacttttaaaaaaataattagtcacATTCTACAAAAAGATTGTgcaaaaattaaacacaaacattacaaaaaattaaattggagGAAACATAACAACTAAAACACAGAGAAGATACCTAGAGGAAAGCAACAGTTACTCCTTGAAGAAGGGATAAAGCAAAAGAGAAAATGGCAAATGAAAGCAGATGAATAGATGGATGGAGAAGATGATGTTGGGCTGGGCTTAAGCAAGAGCCCACTAGTATTATTACAACTTTTATTAGGGAATCAAgtataatttttgttaattatcaaaaacatgtctaaacaatttaattttatttaaattttatatttaaattattgagTATGTGAGAAAACATTCTACgacgataaaaaataaataaattatttatattagttaAAAACTAAAGAGTAAAGTAttattatctaattttttttaaataatcattttttaaaaaataaaatttaaaaaccccacTTAGTAatcccctccccccccccaaaaaaaaaNNNNNNNNNNNNNNNNNNNNNNNNNNNNNNNNNNNNNNNNNNNNNNNNNNNNNNNNNNNNNNNNNNNNNNNNNNNNNNNNNNNNNNNNNNNNNNNNNNNNNNNNNNNNNNNNNNNNNNNNNNNNNNNNNNNNNNNNNNNNNNNNNNNNNNNNNNNNNNNNNNNNNNNNNNNNNNNNNNNNNNNNNNNNNNNNNNNNNNNNNNNNNNNNNNNNNNNNNNNNNNNNNNNNNNNNNNNNNNNNNNNNNNNNNNNNNNNNNNNNNNNNNNNNNNNNNNNNNNNNNNNNNNNNNNNNNNNNNNNNNNNNNNNNNNNNNNNNNNNNNNNNNNNNNNNNNNNNNNNNNNNNNNNNNNNNNNNNNNNNNNNNNNNNNNNNNNNNNNNNNNNNNNNNNNNNNNNNNNNNNNNNNNNNNNNNNNNNNNNNNNNNNNNNNNNNNNNNNNNNNNNNNNNNNNNNNNNNNNNNNNNNNNNNNNNNNNNNNNNNNNNNNNNNNNNNNNNNNNNNNNNNNNNNNNNNNNNNNNNNNNNNNNNNNNNNNNNNNNNNNNNNNNNNNNNNNNNNNNNNNNNNNNNNNNNNNNNNNNNNNNNNNNNNNNNNNNNNNNNNNNNNNNNNNNNNNNNNNNNNNNNNNNNNNNNNNNNNNNNNNNNNNNNNNNNNNNNNNNNNNNNNNNNNNNNNNNNNNNNNNNNNNNNNNNNNNNNNNNNNNNNNNNNNNNNNNNNNNNNNNNNNNNNNNNNNNNNNNNNNNNNNNNNNNNNNNNNNNNNNNNNNNNNNNNNNNNNNNNNNNNNNNNNNNNNNNNNNNNNNNNNNNNNNNNNNNNNNNNNNNNNNNNNNNNNNNNNNNNNNNNNNNNNNNNNNNNNNNNNNNNNNNNNNNNNNNNNNNNNNNNNNNNNNNNNNNNNNNNNNNNNNNNNNNNNNNNNNNNNNNNNNNNNNNNNNNNNNNNNNNNNNNNNNNNNNNNNNNNNNNNNNNNNNNNNNNNNNNNNNNNNNNNNNNNNNNNNNNNNNNNNNNNNNNNNNNNNNNNNNNNNNNNNNNNNNNNNNNNNNNNNNNNNNNNNNNNNNNNNNNNNNNNNNNNNNNNNNNNNNNNNNNNNNNNNNNNNNNNNNNNNNNNNNNNNNNNNNNNNNNNNNNNNNNNNNNNNNNNNNNNNNNNNNNNNNNNNNNNNNNNNNNNNNNNNNNNNNNNNNNNNNNNNNNNNNNNNNNNNNNNNNNNNNNNNNNNNNNNNNNNNNNNNNNNNNNNNNNNNNNNNNNNNNNNNNNNNNNNNNNNNNNNNNNNNNNNNNNNNNNNNNNNNNNNNNNNNNNNNNNNNNNNNNNNNNNNNNNNNNNNNNNNNNNNNNNNNNNNNNNNNNNNNNNNNNNNNNNNNNNNNNNNNNNNNNNNNNNNNNNNNNNNNNNNNNNNNNNNNNNNNNNNNNNNNNNNNNNNNNNNNNNNNNNNNNNNNNNNNNNNNNNNNNNNNNNNNNNNNNNNNNNNNNNNNNNNNNNNNNNNNNNNNNNNNNNNNNNNNNNNNNNNNNNNNNNNNNNNNNNNNNNNNNNNNNNNNNNNNNNNNNNNNNNNNNNNNNNNNNNNNNNNNNNNNNNNNNNNNNNNNNNNNNNNNNNNNNNNNNNNNNNNNNNNNNNNNNNNNNNNNNNNNNNNNNNNNNNNNNNNNNNNNNNNNNNNNNNNNNNNNNNNNNNNNNNNNNNNNNNNNNNNNNNNNNNNNNNNNNNNNNNNNNNNNNNNNNNNNNNNNNNNNNNNNNNNNNNNNNNNNNNNNNNNNNNNNNNNNNNNNNNNNNNNNNNNNNNNNNNNNNNNNNNNNNNNNNNNNNNNNNNNNNNNNNNNNNNNNNNNNNNNNNNNNNNNNNNNNNNNNNNNNNNNNNNNNNNNNNNNNNNNNNNNNNNNNNNNNNNNNNNNNNNNNNNNNNNNNNNNNNNNNNNNNNNNNNNNNNNNNNNNNNNNNNNNNNNNNNNNNNNNNNNNNNNNNNNNNNNNNNNNNNNNNNNNNNNNNNNNNNNNNNNNNNNNNNNNNNNNNNNNNNNNNNNNNNNNNNNNNNNNNNNNNNNNNNNNNNNNNNNNNNNNNNNNNNNNNNNNNNNNNNNNNNNNNNNNNNNNNNNNNNNNNNNNNNNNNNNNNNNNNNNNNNNNNNNNNNNNNNNNNNNNNNNNNNNNNNNNNNNNNNNNNNNNNNNNNNNNNNNNNNNNNNNNNNNNNNNNNNNNNNNNNNNNNNNNNNNNNNNNNNNNNNNNNNNNNNNNNNNNNNNNNNNNNNNNNNNNNNNNNNNNNNNNNNNNNNNNNNNNNNNNNNNNNNNNNNNNNNNNNNNNNNNNNNNNNNNNNNNNNNNNNNNNNNNNNNNNNNNNNNNNNNNNNNNNNNNNNNNNNNNNNNNNNNNNNNNNNNNNNNNNNNNNNNNNNNNNNNNNNNNNNNNNNNNNNNNNNNNNNNNNNNNNNNNNNNNNNNNNNNNNNNNNNNNNNNNNNNNNNNNNNNNNNNNNNNNNNNNNNNNNNNNNNNNNNNNNNNNNNNNNNNNNNNNNNNNNNNNNNNNNNNNNNNNNNNNNNNNNNNNNNNNNNNNNNNNNNNNNNNNNNNNNNNNNNNNNNNNNNNNNNNNNNNNNNNNNNNNNNNNNNNNNNNNNNNNNNNNNNNNNNNNNNNNNNNNNNNNNNNNNNNNNNNNNNNNNNNNNNNNNNNNNNNNNNNNNNNNNNNNNNNNNNNNNNNNNNNNNNNNNNNNNNNNNNNNNNNNNNNNNNNNNNNNNNNNNNNNNNNNNNNNNNNNNNNNNNNNNNNNNNNNNNNNNNNNNNNNNNNNNNNNNNNNNNNNNNNNNNNNNNNNNNNNNNNNNNNNNNNNNNNNNNNNNNNNNNNNNNNNNNNNNNNNNNNNNNNNNNNNNNNNNNNNNNNNNNNNNNNNNNNNNNNNNNNNNNNNNNNNNNNNNNNNNNNNNNNNNNNNNNNNNNNNNNNNNNNNNNNNNNNNNNNNNNNNNNNNNNNNNNNNNNNNNNNNNNNNNNNNNNNNNNNNNNNNNNNNNNNNNNNNNNNNNNNNNNNNNNNNNNNNNNNNNNNNNNNNNNNNNNNNNNNNNNNNNNNNNNNNNNNNNNNNNNNNNNNNNNNNNNNNNNNNNNNNNNNNNNNNNNNNNNNNNNNNNNNNNNNNNNNNNNNNNNNNNNNNNNNNNNNNNNNNNNNNNNNNN contains these protein-coding regions:
- the LOC107026157 gene encoding peptide deformylase 1A, chloroplastic; this encodes MMERFPRLAQRVLSVPFTPKYLKVCKKMNPLTSHLMQLRGSQRPIFIQWNLQGRPSVCTDLISKKNYSSATARAGWFLGLGEKKKQAMPDIVKAGDPVLHEPSQDVPLEEIGSERIQKIIDEMVKVMRNAPGVGLAAPQIGIPLKIVVLEDTNEYISYAPKDETKAQDRRPFDLLVIINPKLKKKGNKTALFFEGCLSVDGFRAVVERHLEVEVTGLDRNGKTIKVDASGWQARILQHEYDHLDGTLYVDKMAPRTFRTVENLDLPLAAGCPKLGVC
- the LOC107024781 gene encoding polygalacturonase At1g48100-like — encoded protein: MLRFSRNLMKLVILLVLVIYCSLEKATCNARSQESSFENFYVFNVLDYGAKGDGITYDTKAFEATWIEACKVEGSVMMVPSDYDFLVGPITFSGSHCEKNIVFQALKFHGSSNVVVTGITIQNSPKAHLKFDNCVAVQVYGITVSSPGDSPNTDGIHLHNSQNVVINSSDIACGDDCISIQTGSSAVFIHDVNCGPGHGFSIGGLGKDNTKACVSNITVQDSTLQNTMTGVRIKTWQGGSGSVHGITFSNIHVSDVKIPIMIDQFYCDKRKCGNHTSAVAISGVSYQSIEGTYSYKPVHFACSDSVPCTGVSLADIKLKPSLEKKHFYGPYCWETYGELRTNTTPPIDCIQPDKRIPSYDPC